ATATGGTGAGAAGTGCGCTGCCGGCCTCAACCACTTCTCCCTCGTTGGGGACAATCTGGCTAATAATTCCATTTGCAGGGGCCAAAACCTTCAATTGGCCATTGTTAATTCCCTTGTAGGGCTCCATGGCCGCCTTGGCATTTTCATACTCTGCCTTGTAGGCTCTAAGCTCTTTCTCGGAAACGGCTCCATCGGTTACAAGTTTTTTTGCGTTGAGGTAGTCCGCCTCAGCCTTTTCGAATCGACTCTGTGCCTCCTTGGCTGCCACAGCCACAGATGATTGTGTAAGACCATCGCCGCTAATGGTTGCCAGCATCTGGCCCTTGGTTACGGCCATCCCCGGAACTAATGTTTTAACGTAGCTTACTCTACCGGTTGCCGGAGCTACCACTGTTTGCTGTGCTGTTCCGGTGGCAACAACTTCTCCGTAGGCCTCAATACCTGCAGAGAAATCGGACTGGAAAAGAGGAAATGCGAGAACTGGAACCTTTTGTTGCTGGAGGGCAGATAAAACAATGGCTCCGGTGGCCGGTGCTGCTGTTTCATGTGCATGCTCTTCACCGCCTTCTCCCTCTTCTTCCCCTTGGTGTGCCGCAGCCGGTTCAGCGAGTGGCTCTTCAGCAAAGTGGATGTGCAGCGGGCTAAATGTAAAGGTAATAGCTTTCCCGTTGATATCAAATGTGCTGAAAGGAATAGCCTCTGCCTCCTTTTCCAATTTTAGCCGAAAAGTGTAGTGTCCAGGTTCCTGAGTTTCGGGAGACAGGGTGAAGTTCTGATTGTTTATTTGGAGCGATAGCTTTGTATTGGTGGCATCTACAGGAGCCCCTGTTTGATAGTTCATGAGAAATAGGTGCAACGTTGCATCACCATCGGCATCTGCCGGGTCAGCGCTCACAATTGCCCTAAGGTTGTTACCAACGGCATACTGAGGGAAAATCTCAACGGGGTTTTCGGGACAGCCCTTATTGAAAAGCGCAAGGGTTTGCTCAGCGGTTAGAGACTGGTGGGCATTTTCTTCGCTGTGATTTTCTGCCTTTGTAGTTTGGTCATTATGGCTACTACACGAAAAGGTTATTGCGGCTACTGTAGCGAGTAGTATGATAGGTGAGAGTTTAAGCATGGTTGTTCAGTTTGAACCTGAGCAGTGAAAATATGGATCGCTTACTGCTAATGCAGAAAACGCCATTTTCTAAAGCCCAATTAATTAATGGGTATAAGATTTATTTCGCCATATGGATGGAGCAGCAATCAGACAAGTGGTTTGTTCCAATTGCTGAAGCGTTGGGCGAATCCTAAAAGTTTGGGTGAACTAGCAAACGGGTGGTGCTCGGAGAGCCTGCGTCCAAAATATTGGGGCGGAGTGTAGAACGGAAATGCAACGAAATAGGTAGGTGCGGGCAGGCTGGGAGGGAACTTGATGGATGGTTAGTTCTGTAGGAGCAAATGCCAGCGATAAGCTGTTGAGAGAGAAAATGTCGGTAAGCGTACAAACAGAGTGGTCACGTTCGCTTTGCGATTCAGCCTCCAACACCTGACAGGCCTGATGGCTATGAACCTGAAACATCTCAACAAGGCATGACTCTTGCAGCTCGCTGTGATGATGATGGGGTACAACCCCATGAACAAAGAGCAACAGGTAGGCTATGGCCAGAAATGGAAGGGCGCGCTTTTGCTTCATTTAGTATGAAATCGAGCCAAAGGTATCAGTTTTCTTTATTTGGACAACCCTTGAAAATATGATTTTTAGCATCTTAGACAGTTCTTTTTAAGCATTGTTTACCTCTGCGCTTATCTTCATACGCATGGAATTCCATATCTTTAGGCATTAAATAACTAAGATGTCGAAACTCATTGTATATAAAGCATCGGCTGGCTCCGGCAAAACATTTCGCCTTGCAGCCGAATACCTCAAGCTGGTGCTTACCAATCCTTTTGCTTACCGGAGAATACTGGCCGTTACCTT
This Williamwhitmania sp. DNA region includes the following protein-coding sequences:
- a CDS encoding efflux RND transporter periplasmic adaptor subunit, with the translated sequence MLKLSPIILLATVAAITFSCSSHNDQTTKAENHSEENAHQSLTAEQTLALFNKGCPENPVEIFPQYAVGNNLRAIVSADPADADGDATLHLFLMNYQTGAPVDATNTKLSLQINNQNFTLSPETQEPGHYTFRLKLEKEAEAIPFSTFDINGKAITFTFSPLHIHFAEEPLAEPAAAHQGEEEGEGGEEHAHETAAPATGAIVLSALQQQKVPVLAFPLFQSDFSAGIEAYGEVVATGTAQQTVVAPATGRVSYVKTLVPGMAVTKGQMLATISGDGLTQSSVAVAAKEAQSRFEKAEADYLNAKKLVTDGAVSEKELRAYKAEYENAKAAMEPYKGINNGQLKVLAPANGIISQIVPNEGEVVEAGSALLTIFNPSDVMLKVDLPQSYANSIGNIEKAQLLYQEKMVSTDSRLATTPVLNNDTRTFSLFFKLPAHAGLMPGITGKVFLLGKSEKKRLVIPTTAITEEQGVFLVYVQTAAEQFVKREVKITGENGSYLRIEGNIKPGEWVVTAGAIHMKLASMSGAIPAHSHNH